CATGGTGATCAGGCCGAAAGCAAAGCCAGTCAGGGTCTGGATGTATGCGGCAATTCCGGTCAGCACCAGAAATCCGAACAGCTCGACAAGCGACATGCCTCAATATCCTTCGGGCAGTCGGTCGTCCTTACCGGTCTCGAACGGGTTTCAAGCCGCCGAGGGCCGCGAGCCGCTGCCGGAGAGCAGCAGGGCTCCGCAAAGGTATGCCGTGCGCCTGCTCACAAGTTGGTGAGGCGGAGGCATAGAACATCGTGCGAAGAAGTGGAATGCACTTTTCCGCACGATGCCCAGGTCTACAGGGAATGGATCGTCAAACGGTTGCCGAGTGGTCGTGATCGGCGCGGGATGTTCCCATGAGCTCGGCGAGACGGTTACGGGCACGATTGACCCGGCTTTTGATCGTCCCGACCTTCACGCCCAGGGCTTCCGCCGCATCCTCGTATGACATGCCTTCGGCGCCGATGAGGATGATCGCCTCGCGCTGCTCCTGCGGAAGCTTCTCCAGAGCCGTGGAGAGATCCTGGAGCGCGAGCTTGTCTTCCTGGTCAGGGATCGCGATCATGCTCGCGGCATGGGTGCCGTCGCCGTCCTCCACCTCGCGGCTGGTCTTGCGGTGGGTGGAGTAGAACCCGTTTCGCAGAATCGTGAAGAGCCAGGCCTGCAGGTTCGTGCCGGATTCGAAAGTGTCCTGCTTGGTCAAGGCCTTGAGCACCGTATCCTGAACCAGATCCTCCGCCTGATCGACCTTTCCGGTCAGCGACAGGGCGAAGGCGCGCAAGTTCGGCAACGCATCCATGACACCGTTGACGAACTCCTGGTCGACCGGCTCCGTATGCGCACGGATGACCTGGGCGACGCGGTCGGCCAGACGGGCGAGGTCGCGCGGCAGCTTGTCCTCCGCGGGGTCGCCATAAAGGGCACGCAACTGCTTACCGAGGTGCAGCCGCACGGCGGCGCTCAGTGCCGCCGCCGAGCTGGCGGTCTCGGGACGGGTGAACTCGGACGGGGGTTTGGAATTCTGTGGCATGACCGACTATCTGGTGCATGCCGCTGCCATTTAAATATCCGGGCGACATTTCGACCATGAGATTTTTTCATGGCGTCGCCTCTGGATTTTGTCACCTGTATGCCTAAGCGGCAGGGCTGAGCTATATGCTCTTTCGAACATGAGGCCAAACCAAGGCCAACACCTTTTCAAGGAGCATGCGGCGTGGCCCATTATCTCGGCATCGATGTCGGCACCTCAGCCGTGAAGGCGATCCTCGTCGACGAGCAGCAAACATCGGTCGCGGAAGCGGACATCCCCCTGCAGATATCCCGTCCGCACGATCTCTGGTCCGAGCAGGACCCGGACCTCTGGTGGGAGGCGGTGCAGACGGCGCTCGATCAGCTTCGCACGCGATCCGCGTCGGCGCTAGCGGATATCCGCGGCATCGGCCTCTCGGGTCAGATGCACGGAGCCGTTCTTCTCGACGCAAACGACCGGCCTCTCCGCCCCGCGATTCTTTGGAATGACGGTCGCTCCTTTCGAGAAGCGCAGGAGCTCCGCGACAGGTATCCGGAGCTGTCCCATGCCATGGGCGTCATTCCGATGCCCGGCTTCACTGCGCCGAAGCTCGTATGGCTCGCGCGGCATGAGCCGGAGATCTTTCGCGCCGTGCGCAAGGTGATGCTTCCGAAGGACTACATCCGCCTCAAGCTCACCGGCGACATCGTGACGGAGATGTCGGACGCCGCCGGCACCTGGTGGCTGGACGAGGGCAAGCGTGATTGGTCCGATGCCGCGCTGGCCGCGACAGGTCTCAGCCGGGACCAGATGCCGAGGCTCGTCGAAGGTTCGCAGGCATCAGGAATTCTGCTGGCCGACATCGCCCGACGATGGGGTCTGGGGAGCGATGTGGTCGTGGCGGGCGGCGCGGGGGATGCGGCGGCCGGCGCCGTGGGTCTCGGCGCCATCGATGATGGATCGGCCTTCATCTCGCTCGGCACGTCCGGCCAGCTTTTCGTCACGACCCGGAGCTTCAGCCCGGCTCCCGAGGCCGTGGTGCATTCCTTCTGCCATGCGGTGCCGGATCGCTGGTTCCAGATGGCCGCGATGCTGAACGCGGCAAGCTGTCTGGCCTGGGGAGCCCAGCTCCTGAAGCGGGACATCGGCCAGCTCCTGCACGAGACCGAAGCCGCCTATACGAAACCGTCATCCCTCCTCTTCCTGCCTTATCTCACGGGAGAGCGGACGCCGCACAACGATCCTTACGCACGCGGTGTGTTCTTCGGCCTCTCGCCGCAGACGCAGCAGACGGACCTCGTGCAGGCGATCCTCGAAGGCGTGGCCTTCAGTTTCGCCGACGCGAAGGAATGTCTCGCGCAGGCAGGCACGCCGCTAACCTATGCGGGGATGATCGGTGGTGGGTCGAGGAGCGCGTTCTGGGCCAGAATCTTCGCGAGCGTGCTGGACGTCCGGATGCTGCGCTATCATGGCAGCGACAAGGGGCCGGCATTCGGTGCGGCACGGCTGGCGCGATTGGCGACGACCGGCGAATCCCCGGATACGGTGTGCACGCCACCCAGGATTCTGGAAACCATCGAGCCCGAGCCGCAGCTCGTCGACCTCTATCGTCCGAGGATCGATGCCTTCCGCAGCCTGTATCGCGCCCTGAAGCCGGAATTCTCGCGTCCCTGAAGAAAGCGCAGAAACAGAACAATATATCTATTCGCTGGAAAGCCGAATGCTGCAAACCATAACTTTATCCATAAATTGTCGCGGACTCTGTTCCACGGCAATTTAGGAGGGATTGAAACCCGATTGAATTGAAACATTTAGGGCATTCACGATCTCTTCTGATCCGGTCCGAAATTTGGCATGATAGAGTCTTCAGAGTTCAAGGCTGAAAACTGCCGATACAAAAATGCGCCTTTAGGGAAACGCCCATGACAGGATCCAATCCGATCCTCGAAATGAGAGACATCTCCAAGACGTTCCCAGGCGTCAAGGCGCTGACGAACGTCTCTCTGACGGTCTATCCGGGAGAGATTCACGCATTGATGGGAGAGAACGGCGCCGGCAAGTCGACGCTGATGAAGATCCTC
This region of Microvirga mediterraneensis genomic DNA includes:
- a CDS encoding sigma-70 family RNA polymerase sigma factor produces the protein MPQNSKPPSEFTRPETASSAAALSAAVRLHLGKQLRALYGDPAEDKLPRDLARLADRVAQVIRAHTEPVDQEFVNGVMDALPNLRAFALSLTGKVDQAEDLVQDTVLKALTKQDTFESGTNLQAWLFTILRNGFYSTHRKTSREVEDGDGTHAASMIAIPDQEDKLALQDLSTALEKLPQEQREAIILIGAEGMSYEDAAEALGVKVGTIKSRVNRARNRLAELMGTSRADHDHSATV
- the xylB gene encoding xylulokinase codes for the protein MAHYLGIDVGTSAVKAILVDEQQTSVAEADIPLQISRPHDLWSEQDPDLWWEAVQTALDQLRTRSASALADIRGIGLSGQMHGAVLLDANDRPLRPAILWNDGRSFREAQELRDRYPELSHAMGVIPMPGFTAPKLVWLARHEPEIFRAVRKVMLPKDYIRLKLTGDIVTEMSDAAGTWWLDEGKRDWSDAALAATGLSRDQMPRLVEGSQASGILLADIARRWGLGSDVVVAGGAGDAAAGAVGLGAIDDGSAFISLGTSGQLFVTTRSFSPAPEAVVHSFCHAVPDRWFQMAAMLNAASCLAWGAQLLKRDIGQLLHETEAAYTKPSSLLFLPYLTGERTPHNDPYARGVFFGLSPQTQQTDLVQAILEGVAFSFADAKECLAQAGTPLTYAGMIGGGSRSAFWARIFASVLDVRMLRYHGSDKGPAFGAARLARLATTGESPDTVCTPPRILETIEPEPQLVDLYRPRIDAFRSLYRALKPEFSRP